One part of the Candidatus Methylomirabilota bacterium genome encodes these proteins:
- a CDS encoding twin-arginine translocation signal domain-containing protein — MAERWHDEPWARAEDFWYSGKVTRRHLLGLGAAAAGALGASILVPAPWRAAFGQAKPLKLGTLQPLSGTAAAGGKTA, encoded by the coding sequence ATGGCAGAGCGCTGGCACGACGAGCCCTGGGCGCGGGCGGAGGACTTCTGGTACAGCGGAAAGGTCACACGACGTCACCTGCTCGGCCTCGGCGCGGCCGCCGCCGGCGCGCTCGGCGCGTCGATACTCGTGCCCGCCCCCTGGCGGGCCGCCTTCGGGCAGGCCAAGCCCTTGAAGCTCGGCACGCTGCAGCCCCTGTCCGGCACCGCCGCCGCCGGCGGCAAGACCGC